The Aspergillus chevalieri M1 DNA, chromosome 5, nearly complete sequence genome includes a region encoding these proteins:
- a CDS encoding Rad21/Rec8 N terminal domain protein (COG:D;~EggNog:ENOG410PKB2;~InterPro:IPR039781,IPR006910;~PFAM:PF04825;~TransMembrane:1 (o374-392i);~go_component: GO:0008278 - cohesin complex [Evidence IEA];~go_function: GO:0005515 - protein binding [Evidence IEA];~go_process: GO:0007062 - sister chromatid cohesion [Evidence IEA]), producing the protein MFYSYDILTSPEHGVATIWLVATLGSRSIAKRLNKKAILDVDVPRACNVITNPEAPMALRLQGSLLYGVSRVYSQQCGYTLTDVQAMHDKMRAMLKVLPGGGLDPAAGKARPDQLVLPDDPSFVPEINLPGLGIDFSKITLEPQADTSRQDSFLWTKSPDLSQIVPENLNLQLDLSSEDIMKDFGGFGSQSETSGSVQRRPLGRIAAGALDDEAGVLLQPDFEFDEDGNIIELSGERESRPNILRDQLAGRHLSETPLAGMGDNNLSWDYQPMLVDDDEGRATYAQNTATPMQLARSRQPFESSPAYGPSINQDSQTVTARQSRRVPKVVPADNQTALRNTELAQMNNEYVQNMAAILKQKQNNKIPAQAKKNAVFWVFGLGIGSVGIGLGASQMPHPLQVFSGDELHTALNPQEKRKARKRARRADDDESDSDEEGRRVRAREEIEDQIGRGGDDVEIGRNAPPSLRDDNSQMPWNITASIQSSRHGSSANIFRGLGSVSELSSRGMSEPASIQLPGFGRPRSRLTSASPLAGRGFSYDLESLNGLEGLEGDIGVYGDFDLSHYLQAEVDGDGNVMLRNDDGVNASAQKRARTNTRGTNSQQRYLQEQVLQSSLDQDTVNFLDFMYAQTLDMPEKHDSEAQQEEDEDLTGFSTPIRQVSGVKEITFSTLLPPKETTRTVATHALMHVLTLVTKGFLEVHQEEYEDRSSEEHGVLYRYGEIFMRLP; encoded by the exons ATGTTCTACAGTTATGATA TCCTCACCTCCCCTGAGCATGGGGTCGCCACGATCTG GCTCGTCGCAACTTTGGGCTCTAGGTCGATTGCCAAAAGACTGAACAAGAAGGCGATTTTGGATGTCGATGTGCCTAGGGCTTGTAATGTCATTACGAACCCTGAAGCTCCGATGGCGTTGAGACTTCAAGGGAGCTTGCT GTACGGAGTGTCGAGAGTTTACAGTCAACAATGCGGTTATACTCTCACTGATGTGCAGGCGATGCATGACAAGATGAGGGCGATGTTGAAGGTTTTACCTGGAGGAGGACTGGATCCTGCTGCTGGAAAGGCGAG ACCCGACCAGCTCGTCCTCCCCGATGATCCATCCTTCGTACCCGAAATCAACCTCCCCGGTCTTGGAATCGACTTCTCCAAGATCACCCTCGAGCCACAAGCAGACACAAGTCGTCAGGACAGCTTCCTCTGGACCAAATCTCCAGACCTTAGCCAAATAGTCCCGGAGAATCTCAACCTCCAACTCGACCTTTCGTCCGAAGATATCATGAAAGACTTTGGCGGGTTTGGTTCGCAGTCTGAGACCAGCGGCTCTGTCCAACGAAGACCTCTGGGTAGAATTGCTGCGGGTGCGTTGGACGATGAAGCTGGTGTGTTACTGCAGCCTGATTTTGAGTTCGATGAGGATGGAAATATCATTGAGCTTTCTGGGGAGCGGGAAAGTCGTCCAAATATCCTGCGTGATCAGCTTGCTGGAAGACACTTGAGTGAGACACCACTTGCTGGGATGGGGGATAATAATCTCTCGTGGGATTATCAG CCAATGCTAGTAGATGACGATGAAGGCCGCGCCACTTACGCTCAAAACACTGCGACTCCCATGCAACTCGCTAGATCCAGACAGCCTTTCGAAAGCTCACCAGCGTATGGACCCTCAATTAACCAAGACAGTCAAACAGTCACAGCGCGGCAGTCTCGCAGAGTACCCAAAGTTGTCCCAGCAGACAACCAGACAGCCTTACGCAATACCGAGCTCGCGCAAATGAACAATGAATACGTGCAGAACATGGCTGCTATACttaagcagaagcagaacaACAAAATACCCGCTCAGGCCAAGAAGAATGCTGTGTTTTGGGTATTCGGTTTAGGGATTGGTTCGGTGGGTATTGGTCTGGGTGCGTCCCAGATGCCGCATCCTTTGCAGGTGTTTTCTGGTGATGAATTACATACTGCCCTAAATCCTCAGGAGAAGCGGAAAGCGCGAAAGCGAGCACGTCGCGCGGATGACGATGAAAGTGATTCTGATGAAGAGGGACGGCGAGTCCGTGCTAGGGAAGAAATTGAAGATCAGATCGGACGTGGTGGTGAT GATGTCGAAATCGGTCGTAATGCCCCACCCTCTCTCCGCGACGACAACTCCCAAATGCCCTGGAACATCACAGCCTCTATCCAAAGCTCCCGTCACGGCTCATCCGCGAACATCTTCCGTGGACTCGGAAGCGTCAGTGAACTATCGTCCCGCGGCATGTCCGAGCCGGCAAGCATCCAGCTTCCAGGATTCGGCAGACCCAGAAGCCGACTTACAAGTGCGAGCCCCCTCGCTGGCCGAGGCTTCTCTTATGACCTTGAGTCATTGAATGGCCTTGAGGGCCTTGAGGGAGATATTGGTGTGTATGGGGACTTTGATCTGAGTCATTACTTGCAGGCTGAGGTTGACGGCGACGGAAATGTTATGCTTCGCAATGACGACGGTGTGAATGCTTCCGCGCAAAAGAGGGCTAGAACCAACACCCGTGGCACCAATAGCCAACAGCGATACTTACAGGAACAAGTCCTCCAGTCATCCCTCGACCAGGATACCGTGAACTTTCTCGACTTTATGTACGCGCAGACGCTTGATATGCCTGAGAAACACGACTCAGAGGCTCAacaagaagaggatgaagacttGACGGGATTCTCAACTCCAATCCGTCAAGTCTCCGGAGTGAAAGAAATCACATTCTCGACTCTTCTGCCTCCGAAGGAGACGACTCGTACCGTGGCTACACATGCACTCATGCACGTCCTTACTCTTGTTACCAAGGGCTTCCTTGAGGTTCACCAGGAGGAGTACGAAGATCGGAGCAGTGAGGAGCATGGGGTTCTTTACCGGTATGGGGAGATTTTCATGCGGTTGCCGTGA
- the CBP4 gene encoding uncharacterized protein (COG:U;~EggNog:ENOG410PS0U;~InterPro:IPR012420;~PFAM:PF07960;~SECRETED:SignalP(1-29)) yields the protein MSRGSGVTWLKMLGTAIVLCVGGPALVQAIRPTDEELFKRYNPELQKRSLEEGDRRAQEFDAYVNRLKEWSKSDKSIWFAAKEQEQQRTQQAVDTPRTKANDEARIQREEMRRELLGEK from the exons ATGTCCAGAGGATCCGGGGTAACCTGGCTGAAAATGCTGGGAAC TGCAATCGTCCTCTGCGTCGGCGGTCCAGCCCTCGTCCAAGCCATCCGCCCAACAGACGAAGAACTCTTCAAGCGCTACAATCCCGAACTCCAAAAGCGCAGTCTGGAAGAGGGCGATCGCCGAGCACAGGAATTCGACGCTTATGTCAATCGGCTAAAGGAGTGGTCCAAGTCGGATAAGTCGA TCTGGTTCGCCGCAAAggagcaagagcagcaaCGAACGCAGCAGGCGGTTGATACGCCGCGGACAAAGGCGAATGATGAAGCGAGGATACAGCGCGAGGAGATGCGGAGGGAGTTGTTGGGTGAGAAATAG